A stretch of Rickettsiales bacterium DNA encodes these proteins:
- a CDS encoding HesA/MoeB/ThiF family protein, whose protein sequence is MEYQSKTRYARQIIMPEISEKGQIKLMQSKVLVIGAGGLGSPCLLYLASSGVGAKAYNGELGICDFDNLEISNLQRQIIHETSDLKRNKAESAKDAIFDLNPEINVKIHKNKLEKHNILEILSNYDVIIDGSDNFETRFIVNDACLEL, encoded by the coding sequence ATGGAATATCAAAGCAAAACCAGATATGCAAGGCAGATAATAATGCCGGAAATCTCTGAAAAGGGGCAGATTAAGCTGATGCAATCTAAGGTTCTGGTTATCGGTGCGGGCGGGCTTGGAAGCCCTTGTTTGCTCTATCTTGCCTCGTCTGGTGTGGGTGCGAAAGCCTATAATGGTGAGCTTGGCATTTGCGATTTTGATAATCTTGAGATTTCTAACCTTCAAAGGCAGATAATTCATGAAACTTCTGATTTGAAACGAAATAAAGCCGAAAGTGCTAAAGATGCAATCTTTGATTTGAATCCTGAAATAAATGTTAAAATTCACAAAAATAAGCTAGAAAAACATAATATTTTAGAAATTTTAAGCAATTATGATGTAATTATTGATGGTTCTGACAATTTTGAGACGAGATTTATAGTAAATGATGCTTGTTTAGAGCTA